The DNA region TTCCAGCCCTTCACGATTGATCAGGCCTGTTTAGAAAGAAGGCCTAGCCATAGTTCCATCTAAGGAGGGAAGAtggccttctttcctttccttagaTGGAAGTGCCCTGCCTGttagaggagagaaaaatggGGTGGGAAGACCCTGACTTCTCTGAGAAGAGAGCACACTCCCCGAAACATCTTCCTGCTTGAGTCCACCTTGGCCATGAGCTGTGTTGAGAATTCTCTGTGCTATTCTCCTTTGTAGGGATGGCGGTCTGGTGGATTCCGTTAGTGAAATAAGTTTCACtatttcatgttaaaaatgcgagctgtgtttgcttccctttagGCAGCGTGCCGTCCCTGGCTGCGGGACTGCTCTTCGGCAGCCTAGCCGGCCTGGGTGCTTACCAGCTGTCTCAGGATCCAAAGAACGTTTGGCTTTTCCTAGGTATGTCTGCTTCAGCGTCTCCTTAGGGCAGCTGTGTATCCAGAATACTCTTTTCCAAATGACCCTGGTTTGCTGGGATGGGGTGAGGTCTTCACACTTAACTTATGACAGTTTCACTTCTTCTACCAAGTCctcagaaagttttaaaatgaggGTGCAGAGGCGGGATTTGTGCtggtttttgtttatcttttatgtACAGAACATGGAAGGATTTCCATACCTCGTGAATGTATTTACCCAGTAGCATTAAACTTCTAT from Piliocolobus tephrosceles isolate RC106 unplaced genomic scaffold, ASM277652v3 unscaffolded_39346, whole genome shotgun sequence includes:
- the LOC113223167 gene encoding transmembrane protein 14C-like, which encodes SLFHVKNASCVCFPLGSVPSLAAGLLFGSLAGLGAYQLSQDPKNVWLFLATSGTLAGIMGMRFYNSGKFMPAGLIAGASLLMAAKVGVRMLMTSD